The DNA region GGCGGCCGCCGTCGGCGGGCTGCTCACCGCGGTCACGGTGGTCGGCGTGAGCGGCGCCATCGCGGCGCTCGGCGACACGCTGTTCCCGAGCCAGACGCTCGCCGAAGCGCTGGCCGCCGACCTCTCCCCCACCTCGCACCTGCTGATCCGCCTGCGCATGTTCCACCCGGCGCTGGCGATCACCACGGCGGTGCTACTGATCGTCGCCGCGCCCGTGCTGGCCCGGCGGTCGGCCGTGCCGCTGGCCTCCACGCTGGCGCGTGGCGTGTCGCTGCTGGCCGTGCTGCAGGTGGTGGCCGGTGTGGTGAACGTCGCCCTGCTCGCGCCGGTCTGGATGCAGTTGGTGCATCTGCTGCTGGCCGATGCGCTGTGGATCACCCTGGTCCTGCTCGGGGCGGTGGTGCTGGGTCGCAGCGCCGCGCCGGCGACGCGCAGGGTCGAGGCGACCCAGCGCGCCTGACGCGCACGCCCGCATCGCGTCTGCCCGAGACGGATGCGCCTCAGCTGGCCGCGGACGCGAACGTGTCGCAGGCCTTGTAGTCGCCGGTCTTCAGCCCGCGCGTCAACCACTCCACGCGCTGCTGCGAGCTGCCGTGCGTGAAGCTCTCCGGGCGCACGCGGCCGGTGGCTTGCGACTGCAGCTTGTCGTCACCGATCGAGGCCGCGGCGCGCAGGCCTTCCTCGGCGTCGCCAGGCTCGAGGATGCCGCGCTGGGCCGTCGAGTGGCCCCAGACGCCGGCAAAGCAATCGGCCTGCAGTTCCATCAGCACCGACAGCTGGTTCTGCTGGCGCGGATTGCGCTGCTGCAGGGCGCGCACCTGCCGCTCGATGCCGAGCAGGTTCTGCACGTGGTGGCCGATCTCGTGCGCGATCACGTACTGCTCGGCGAAGTCGCCCGGGGCTCCGAACCGGCGGTCGAGCTCGTCGAAGAACGCGAGGTCGAGATAGACCTTCTGGTCACCGGGGCAGTAGAAGGGCCCCATCGCGCTCTCGCCCATGCCGCAGGCCGACGGCGTCGCCTCACGGAACAGCACGAGCGTCGCTTCCCGA from Luteitalea sp. TBR-22 includes:
- a CDS encoding neutral zinc metallopeptidase; the encoded protein is MRWDPNAGPSRNIEDRRATSVGRGAGVGLGGMLILLVLSLLFGRDMISPVLQQQASQPQVQESGPLQTTPAEEKKVREIGQGLDDLQATWTRLLGDRYREATLVLFREATPSACGMGESAMGPFYCPGDQKVYLDLAFFDELDRRFGAPGDFAEQYVIAHEIGHHVQNLLGIERQVRALQQRNPRQQNQLSVLMELQADCFAGVWGHSTAQRGILEPGDAEEGLRAAASIGDDKLQSQATGRVRPESFTHGSSQQRVEWLTRGLKTGDYKACDTFASAAS